CTATGCAGTCTACTCTTCCGACATTGTAAGTAATTTCTCCTTATAAGGAGCCTCAGTCTCACTAGCAACCATCTCATAATCAATGATAGCTTTATCATTTCTAAACTTTGCCTTCTTCTTACTCTGATTTGGGTCACCATTAGAAACCCTAGCAGAGTGTTTTTCTGTCTCCATCCATTTTTTGTTAGAATCCATTAATTGTAGGGATTAACTATGATTTGAATTGTAATTGATCCAAATCCTTgtatattttctcctttttttatttgtgattctattttgatattttgtccTCAATAATCATGGAGAGGATCATGTATTTATTCACTGTCTCATATCAATGAAAATCACCATATACCATTTTTTAAACATGGTATCAGAACCAACTCCAATTGTCTCTTTTCTTTAGGAATTGGAGATTAGCTTCCGAGTACAAAAATAGAGAATATGGTCGAAGATGATAGTATAATCTCTCCTTCAACCTCAAATTCATTGTTGATCCAATtcgaaaataattttgtaaaagtaTCACCCGAAATTCTTACTCCTTTTCATTCTGTTGTTGATACACAAAACTATGTTTCCACTGATATACAATGCAATGTCTCTTCTACCCTAAATTCTGACCTTATAGTGAGCCCTTATACTATTCCACCTCGTACTAATAGAGGACAACCCCCAATTAAGTATGAACCTATTCTTAATTGTAAGGTCAAATACCCCATAAACAACTATGTGTCATTTGAAAAGATGTCCAAGTCATATGTCAATTTTGTATATCAATTATTTACTGCCTTTATTCCTAGTAATTTGGAGGAAGCTCTAGCAGATTCTAGGTGGATCCAAGCAATGGAAACAAAAATGGAAGCATTGGAGAAAAATTTGTAATCTTACTGGATGGAAAGAGAACAATTGGTTGTAGATGGGTGTTTACTGTAAACATAAAGCTGATAGACGTGTGGGAGATATAAAGCAAGGCTAGTTGCAAAGCTCAATACAGTGAGGGTGTTATTATCACTAGCAGCAAATGAGAATTGGCCATTTCTTCAATTCGATGTAAAAAATGCCTTTTACATGGATATTTAATGGAAAAAGTTTATATGGATCCTCCTCCCAGTATACCAAAGTACTCAAATATTCCTTTGGTGTGTAAGCTTAAAAAGGCCCTATATGGTTTGAAAGAATCACCAAGAGCTTGGTTTGGAAGATTTACAAAGTCTATGAAATTTTTTGGTTACACACAACAATTCTAATCAACCTTGTTTCTCAAgcataatcaataaaaaatcactacattgataatatatgttgatgatatgatTGTGATCAGAAAtgatgctgatgaaattttaagCTTACAGAGACATTTATTCATCGGATATCATTTTGTTAACACTTTTTTGTTCTATACATATGTTAATGCCAACAAACTAGTATACTGGCTCATTTTGAAATAGTAGTGAAAGAAGTTCTGGATTAGAAGCAGTGCCTAAAATGGATTCAACCCAATAAAATATACTAGGCTTTGATGTAAAGATTatagtaggaaaaaaaaaaagaactgtgtatttatttatctttatggAATTGATGCCTAGACCCGACTTTGTCTATAGTTAGGTCCACATGTAATTATTCTCTTTCTAGTTTGTTGCCAATTTGTAAAGGGTTAGCCTTTGGATGAATCCATGTTGAGAATTGAATTCGATCCCCTCATCCAATTCCATAAATTGGCTGCCATTTTTATCCctgggtaaaaaaaataaaaatagtttgatagaataaaattaaattcaactttatttatatGCCACCCGAAAAATGAAATGAACCTCAGTTATAGAACAATGATATTCAATTGAATTCCTATATAATGTGTTACAGAACaataaaattgaattgattaCCCAATCAATCACACTCTTGAAAATGGTCCATACATAAATACAGAAAGGACCCAACATTTTACTTTGTTGAAAGTGGGAAGCCAATTCCATGCCTCTGCGTAGGAAACGCCACAAACAGCATGCTACAAAAAATCCCAATGGCCACAGGCAACACTGTTAAGATTTCCCGTGTCTCATTCGAAGGTGATGGAAAGAAACAACTCACCACATTCTGATCAAACAATGCAACTGCTGCAAACACCAAAATTGACATCACAGCATGCAAGAAATCAATAAGCCTCAATCTATATTTCGCACCAAGTTCCGGTGGAATTGTGGTTGATCCATCAATGACCCACATGCCCCTGAAGGTGGCAAGCCCATAACAAACGTTCCCCTTGTCATCTCTGAAGCTATCAGTGAAGCATTGCAAGAAACAAGAGACACCACAAAGAGCCACAAGTGTAGAAGTCATGAACTTGCAAACTGAGTCACAGATGCCTTGGTTTGTGACAATTGGAGACAGAAGTTGGAAAGAAAGAACAGTGCCAGTTGGTAAGAGATTTGCCAAATGAGCTGTGCTTTGAAATGTTTGACTCATGGCTCTCTGAATGAGGCTTCTCTGTGCATCATCATCTGGTACTTCCATGATGTGCAAAAGTGGtagcttttgttcatcatgATTCTTAGAATTATTATACATATACTGATCATGATCTTCTTGAACTATAACATCCATTATTGGCTACAGAACTTTTCTGCTTCCTTTTGTATTCTTCTTTGATCAGCTTTTTGTGTTGAAGCATAGGTTTGTTAAAGTTGGATTTATCCTATGTAGTTAGGCATTAGTTAAGAGAGAAGGGAGTGTTGTCATGACTTGTAAGAAACAGTAACTGAAACTTGATGAATCAGCTTTTAACTTAATTTGTGGTGCTTGGTTTCATCAGGGCCTAAAGTTACATAGAAGAAGGGTCATAGAAGGTGTGGtgcttgtgattttttttaagcatacgTGATAGTTACGAATATACGAGTTTCCGGAAGATAAGAGAGATAATGTGTGGGATTTCAATAATTAACTTCTTAAGAGTGAAGTTTGGTGACAGAGGGAATGTTTTGCTGAGACGCAACGGCTAGAAACTGGGATTTGCATAGGTTTGCTTTATGAGGACATTATACATTATGTATTCAGTTCAGAGGATCCACGTATGAATAGGAAATATTAATCTTGTCCAGGTTATGTATGTTTTGGCAGTTTTGCTTAAATAGATTACTTCCATGTATTAGAAAGTAACTAGATTTAGACCCGAGTATCACGTGATcgattaaaacaattattttcaatttgtttggttactattttaattttaatatgttatatgttattaaaaataaaataaataatttaatatgtgaAAAAGCAAAGTATACATTAATAAGTTAAGTATAAAAAGTTCGAGTGATTCAATGAAATGTAACTTAATTCAAtggagaaaatttaaatttgatttttgcatAATATTACAGTTTTGGAGAAGGTGAGAGTATCAATGATTAGTCTCAGACCGAACTTGGGGTAGTATGTTGACAAAATATTGTCAAGATACACggtcaaaattattttcatcaatagtattttttaaaaaataaaataaataaataggcgATGAATTGAGAAGATCATGGGCcagaaatatgcttatttatatGCAATTACATGATATGTTTGAAACTTTCGAAGCCCAAGGCCCCCCAAGTAAAAATTTCATTGGGCTTATAAGTAGGCCTACTTCTTTCCTAGTGTCAGGCAGCAGGCCCATTCAACTTGTTTGGCTTTATACTTCAGCTGATGGTAGCCattatggacaaaacaaaaatgcTGGTAACTATAGTCATTTGAACGCCAAATAATTGacactaaataaatttttttatctcttaatttcTTATTATGTTTATCGCATACACATCTTAAAAAACACAACCAAGAACTACAAGAGACGACAAAAATTCAATTCTAGTTGTAGAACAAATTATTGATAAAGGAACTAGCCAGTGAACTTCCTCCCAATCATGCCAAAATGTGTTTCCAAACAAGTCTCGTTGAGCTGCTTAACCTCATCAAAACAAATGGTACCTTTGGTTTTCCTTAGCAACAACAAGTACCACATGATAGAGTTGGATAAATCAAACTTTGTTGGACGTGAGtcagatatatatatagcttACGTACCAAAATATCAGCACAGTTGATCTTGTTCTGTCTGTTCCCCACAGCTTCTGTTTAGTCTCAATGATTCTTACTATAGAATGTGTACATATATTCTCACACGCACGCACCTATTCTAAATATGTATTAGTTTCACTATGCACAATATCTTAgaatagtgaaaaaaatatatatttcaatttacatCAAGTTTAACATTCATTTGTTGTACTTGTATATGCGTATTAATATTGTTGGCTAGAGTACAATTATAGTGGGTATATCAAATAATGAAACATATCAACTAATCGTTCATATATAATCCGAACAAAAACTTTGTGCATGTTTGATTTACCATCTCAAATGGACGTTGGTATCAAAATGACTTTCGTAAAAACATATACTCCCTTCCTTTTGTGTCTAGATTCCGTTGAACATTGAATTTGTCTCAAAATTAGTATACAACAAGTTGAATGATAAACCAAACATATATACTCTTCATAGGATCAATATATCCTTACATGATTTGGTGGTGGTAATGATAGAAATTATGACAGCTAGTGAATAATAATATGAATAGTATGGCAACTAAAACTGAAGTGTTGGTGGTGATGGTCTTCGAAGTAGTTTCCTCAGTGATGGGTAAGGTAACTCACAATGACACTAGTGGCGGCATTGGATTGTGATAGCGTCTAAAAATGGCAGTTGTGAGATGGACTTGTTGCGATTTTGATGGCAATAATGATCCTGACAATTGCAAGAGCTAGAGGTTTGAGTATGACACCAGTAACATGAAAATGACATTAAGTAGGGACCATATATaatgttttcattattttaaaaataaataatcataattgaACTTCACAGAGAATTAAATGACTGTTcctttttaacatattatatgaaaaatatatttcttataagaaaaaatctTCGCTTGAGAATTTCAAGAatttagaaaagaataaaattttgcCTTGATTTCCAaattgaatatttgaaaaacGGAGTTTTTATGCATCAAGAAACTTATACAGTAAAAGTACGTACTAAAGTGATTCTATATGAACAAGTTGGATCATTATGCATTTCAATTAATGGTTATAAAATCATTAGATATGaacaaagatattttcaaaatgaTGAAGAAATAGTTGGCTCTAAAGTATCATGTCCAAGTGGAATAAGAGTATTAATATATATCTTGCAGATCATATACGACCAGATGTACTATTTCTTGTAAATTTACTAGTAAGATATAATTTCTACCTATGCAAAGATTGTTAGTTTACTATGAGGTGATAGAATCATTTCATGActgtttatgaaaaaaaatatacgaaCCATATCACTTAATcatgtgaaaattttaaaattacaatagtAAAACCGAGAATGAATTTGGTTGCAAGTTATGGCTTAATATTACACATATAAGACAATTGtgtattattttcataaaaaaatattatgaaggatcttatatgaaaataatacaggtattgattaagaaaagaaaaaaaacattaaagttgAGAGAATAAAATGTGTTAATTATTAATACTAGACATTAATTGTCCAAGATGCATGCTCCTCAATGGATTCAAATAAGTGGGTCACTTCTTGTGATTAACTTAACTCCTAGGTCGTATTACCTTCTCCTCAAGACACAATGGGaaatatacaatttaattaTGATGCTCAAGTTAGTTATGATCCGAGATGTTTAATGTGTTGTTAGATACTTACCCAATAGTCTCATTTATTAAGTACATggataaaacaagaaaatttaCCAACTTGGTAACATTCTTTTCAACATCTACTTGGGGTATTCACTAACGACATGTTAGGTCTCACTTCTAAGTAGTTGAATTGGATAGTACATGTTGTATAAACTTTCAACAAATTCTTtcacataataattaataaatttgtttaccaAGGTACTTCTTattgtttcatttgaaaatCATGTCCTTGGACTTCATTGAGTCATATCTCAAGTGACATTATatgtattgtattttttttccttaatcatGACTTTTCTTATTGAGCTTTTTCTAGTAAGATTTTTGATGAGACAACATTTAATAGCACATTATAGAATGaaatactattttttcttcACTTAATCTTTGTCTCACATTCCTAATAAGGTGCATATCCTCAAATAATAAATAGGGTAAATTATGTTTtagatttttctaaaattactaatgtttgaatttcataaaCGTCCAACATTTATTTACCCTTAATAAGAATATAATGTGATTAATTTcctttgaaaataatttgatcttttttcgAGTTTTGCCAAAACTTAGTGATCAATGAGGAGCTCAATTACTTTCTAGCACGCCAGAATCTAATATGTCAAAAcctgtttaattaatttaaagaatGAGATATACATTTGATCTTTTTACAtagtaactttttattttaaaaaaactaataaccaataattttttattaataggcttaaagtttaaattttagtaaTCTTATCCTTAATTAGGTCAACTTTACATTAGCATATTATCCATTAATAGTATGTGCATAATCACACTAAGACTCTTACCAAACATATTGTCTCTCAATGCCTATGAAAATCAACAAACATCCCTCATATGCGTAGTATCTTATACTTTACGTGTTACTTTGCCAAATAATTCTTAAGTATCAGCGTCTCAATAGATAATCACTAGTGTCACACTCTGCCATTGAAGTTCCCCTCCTACCTATAGCATTCTTTGCTGGCTTTGGACTTTTGTCCGTATGAAGACAATTGAACAAATTCTAAGAGtgtcataaataaattatttacttgtATAAATAATGATTAGGTGTAAAAGGCGTACGGACCATAAAATATCCAACTAAGTAGTGTTCTACTTATAAGTATCAATAATTTAAGGATGTTACTAACTAATATTTTTGTGatattggttaaaaattaaaaaaaaatatttattataaaaatcataaaaaaacataaaaaaaagttatgatatcaaaattttacacattctaataattttttaattttttaatcaatattctaAATATATAGACTAATATTTGTCATACTTTAAACCCTCGTCAGTCGTCACATGTActcatattaatttaattggcTTGAATATGCAGCTTCATTTTTCTTGATGCCATATAataaccttttatttattttgtccaTTTTTTTCGGTGGAAAAATCTTTAGCGAATAATAAACTATAGAGTGCAGAATCTGACTGGGGTTAGGTGTATGTACATACTGATATTGATTTTTCAGTTCAGTATGCACATCAATCCAACCtattaaatatgcaaaaatTCTTGTCTAGAAgtcaggtattttttttatatcggacataattatgtttaatggatttatatgtttaaaatttaaatataaatcacatGGTGCATAAATATGCAAAATTAACCAAAAAGTTAATCGTAAAGTTATCGTTTAGTATTAATCTAAAAGCACTTTTTTTCCCGGAAAACACATAATATACTTATGatatgctctctctctctccacatAGCAACATCATACACCATGAGGATGCTCCCCTGTAACGGTTAGTCATTTCAGACTTTGCTTCCCAGGTAAGAATGGCCAAGTAAAATCATTGACTCATATATTTGCTTTTGACTTTCACAattcttaagaaaaataaattagcatTGTGTGAAAATTGTTATAatgttaattgaaaaattatagatttaattCTTAGTTTTATCATCGGAATTTCCAATTTTTaactttgaatatatttttttagtaaaatttgtaatttttttcgtATGATTTTAATacacatgaaacaaaatatgtAATGATAGGAACAGATCCAAATTCCAATAGTGTATTAAAGAGGAGatcgattttttttacataaatatttaaatatctaacttttaataaataataaatttaacaaaaatatttactattaattttatatgcaaAACTAGATATATGATCAACtactaggaaaaaaaattaaacatatatcaattcaaaatctatttttctttattagcatttttaattttaattttttttccttgaattcATAAAGAATCCAAGGAAGGGGGTGCTTCCCCCTGGATCCGTCACTGTTTAACGTATATAATGCCACATTTCCGTTTTAAACGAATGCAAAAATGAATTCCAACATTTTTATGATGTAAGTTGACGGA
This region of Glycine max cultivar Williams 82 chromosome 7, Glycine_max_v4.0, whole genome shotgun sequence genomic DNA includes:
- the LOC100794857 gene encoding protein DMP4, yielding MDVIVQEDHDQYMYNNSKNHDEQKLPLLHIMEVPDDDAQRSLIQRAMSQTFQSTAHLANLLPTGTVLSFQLLSPIVTNQGICDSVCKFMTSTLVALCGVSCFLQCFTDSFRDDKGNVCYGLATFRGMWVIDGSTTIPPELGAKYRLRLIDFLHAVMSILVFAAVALFDQNVVSCFFPSPSNETREILTVLPVAIGIFCSMLFVAFPTQRHGIGFPLSTK